A window of Hordeum vulgare subsp. vulgare chromosome 5H, MorexV3_pseudomolecules_assembly, whole genome shotgun sequence genomic DNA:
GTTTGACCCAGCCTGAGATGAAAATCCGTGAGGGGGATTAGATCCAGCCTGAGATGAAAATCCATGGTGGGGGTTAGATCCAGCCTGAGATGAAAATCCAGAAGGATATCCATGAGGGTGATTCAACATATCCTGAGATGAGAATCCTAAAGAAAATCCAGGTGGGGGATTCAACCCATCCTGAGATGAAAATCCAGGAGGTGGGACTCTAGCTGGTGCCGCGAATCCAGGAGGTGCAGATATTTTAGACCTTGAAGAGCCTGAGAATAAAACACATCAGCAATGAGCCATTGCACACAGAAATATCACAAATATAATGTATGGTATCACAGATAATCAATAACCTATTTACATGAGTTGCAAGGTTTACCCATGCTCGATGAAAAATACTGCAATGCATATTGTATATTCCTTTAATATGCAAGTGACAACATTTGAAAGAAATCAATCAAGATACAAATCTATTAGAAAGAACTTCCAACTGCGGCACAAAAATACTTTCCTCTTCAGTGAAATACAGAACACACAAGTATCATACTCACCAGCAGTTGCTATGTCTGACATAGCAAGATGATTGCTCTTCGAAAAATCTTCCTCCAGCGATTGGAATGCAACACCATTCTGATAGCTGTTGCCATGAGAATTCTGGGATAGCAAGCTAAAATTCTGATCACTGCCACAATTTCTGAAAGATGAATCTTGGAAGTTCCGTTGGTTATCCTGTCTAGCAAACGAAAATCTAGACTCATTACTGGTGCCTTTTGATTTCCATGAAGGTGCATTGAAAAGTGCATCGTTTTTTTCAGATTCATTAAGCATCTTAACAAAATTGTTCGCCGTTGAATACGACTCATCCCATGGATCAAACTCCAAAGACAATATATCAGAAATTATGCTGCCCTCGTCTTTATTTCCACTTGCAGCATTGCCAAAACTGCCTATGTTATCATTTCTTGCTGCATCCAGTGCTCTATGCTGGTGGTTTCGCATACCAGAATGTTCAGAAACCATATCAGGTGTATACATAGGTCCTAGCCCCTCTCGACGTCCATTCAACAGGGTAGAAGCATTGTCGGTTGAAGATAACCTGGTTTGCAGCATGGTGCCAGAAGTTCTACCATCACTTGTCGAAGTAGGGTTAATTTCTTTATCATTCCACAAAGAAATATGTGATGTGTTCGCAGTGGCATGGGGTTTATCAGTGGCCACAGAAGAATTCCATATGTCATTCGAAGGAGAAGCCACACGACAACTTTGCAGCTCTGAGCTCCAGTCAAGATGCTTATCAGAACTAGATTGACAAGAAAGTACGGAGTCCTTATTTTCTGATGATGAAAGACCGGCAAGCTTCAAATGAGATTGTTCCTTGTTCAAACTTTGACTCAAAGGCACCACAACGGAAGTGCTGGGGACTGCACCCAGCTGTTGGTTTTCTGCCATGCTATGAACTGTATCTTTGCTATCTAAAGTTACTGAAGTTACCCCAACAGACAACTTCTCGACTTCTGTGTCCCCAGGTCTACTCTCAACATCGTCCCTCTTTAGAACAGAACAAGATATTGCTGAATGTGGCACACAATCTGCAAGATTTTGCTTGGAACTGTTTACAACTTCGCCATTctttggtgatgttgatgacttaGACCCTATCTGGCCCGATTCCATTGGTTTTGAGGATGCTGAAGGAATAAACTTTCCATTTACAACTTGCTTTTCCTCACTTCCTTTCGAGGTCTCATCTGATGCTACAACTTCATCATCATTCCAGGCTGAAGGTATTGTAGAAAAGTCTATGTCCAACGAAGACTCCAGTGATGTCACAGCTTGAGTTTCCTTTGCAATACCAGGTCTATATGGCTTCAAGGTTTTGGACAAAGTATCTCGTTCTGATACTTGCCGTCCTTCAGTAATTTTCAGTACTGCACTTGTATCATCGTTCCATGAAGAAGGTAGTCTTGAATTCGAAATTATAGAACTTGAAAGTGAATTACTATGCGCCTCTGATTTTGATTTATTAAGAGATTGCGAGGATGCCACCTCAGTCGCAGTTGTCCGTGTGTTCAAATCACGATGCCCCCTGTACACACACAAATTTAGCGACACGTTGCATTTTAAATGTGGCAGAACAGTCTAGGGAGGAAGCATACCATGAAGTAGCTGATGGAAGCGTGGACCTCCCTGAACTACTGTTTGGAGGTGACAGTCTTGACTGGCCTGTGGTATTCTGCACAGAAAAATAAGGCCATTGGTGTATCAACATAGTGTAaaccaacaaaaacagaattatcAACAAAATATCTAGGTAGGATAAAGCAGTACGAAATCAAGAAAAAATAATTTCTAATGGTCCAATATTAAAACATACAGTTGTCCCATTCTTGATTGTATGTTTGGCTGAAACCACCGCACTGTAAGAGAAATCCTCTGCTGGAGGAGGCAATACAGTTCCTGCACGTCGTTGGGAAACACTAGACGCCATTTGAGGAACCCTACTCCTGATAGAAATATCAGAAAATGAGTTGAAATACCAACTGAATCTACTAATTTAGTTAATTATGTCTAACTGAGACAAGAGCTCGTATGGAACCAAACTACCAAAAATAAGTAGTAGTACAATATTAGACATCCAAATTCAAATCCAATTCCGGCAAAAGGCAAAACTTCCTAGTAAGCCATGGCCATTAGCGTAGGGAGAAGCCGAACATTAGACCAGGAGCTTCTTCTAAAATAAAGAGAATATATATACAGCAAGAATGCAAAATtgcaatataaaataaaaatacaagcATTATATGAGCCCGGATTTACATGCTTGGAGCAGAACAGATGGAGCAAGCAGAGGAAGAACAGTGGTTCCACATTGCAAGTTACAAGGAAGTTGAGTGTTACCTGGTATATGCTGAGATTATCTCATCTTTAGTGAAACTATCCTCCTGACTGCCTACATCATGCAAATAGAGACAATCTGGATTCCCACATGTCTGAGAAAAAAAATGGCAAAGCACTGAGAAAGATATCAATAGGTAGAGTACTGGTAAAGGCTGTCAGAATGAAGCATCAATTGTACCATGTTCCGCAGCCATGCATGGCAATATTTCGTGGTGCCAAAGCATGCTCTGCAACAATAGAAAAACTTTAGAATAACAATATTGTGCAAAACTGCTAGAGAAGATACAGGGTATAAGGCTAACCTTAGCACTTTCCCttccaagacaaaattgtgtacaGCCTGAATACACCGGATGGCCTCTTCTTCTTTGGCATAAGTAATATATCTGAACATATCACAGTAATAACTAGTGAGCCAGCATTTCAACACATCTAATGGTGTCTACAATTATGGAGAGAATAGGAACCATACATCTTATGTTGGTTATCCATTAAGAGTATAGCTACTAAATAGCTCTGAGCCTCTGAGTAGACATGATGGACATAGTCCACCAGAGTTTCAATTGTGGGTCTCCTTATTTTCAGGAAAACTGATGTTTCCTTTAAGCCTTCTTTTGTTTCTAAGTGTTATTAGATAACTAAGCTGAATAAAGGTGTACTACATTCAACAGACTCAAGTAATTCCAAAGACCAAGCTTTCCATATTTTTAAAATATCAGGACCATAAGTACATCAAGCCAGTGCTATACGACTCCTGAGAGAAACATGGAGTACCCAAAACAAACGTGAAATTTTATACTCACCAAAGAACTACAATCTACCCTAAGGAAACTGATAGTTTCAGAGGCAAAAATCTGAACTAGCATCAGTAAACATGGGAATGCCTCATCCAAAATAATTTGGTCGATAAATTCATGAGAAGACTGAAACAGGCACTTCTATATATATTATACAAGATTCCTGGATTTTACGACACTAGACAGCTACATCTTTCATGTGGCCTATAAAGCTATCAAATGTTCTTTACAGATGCTATAAAATTCTAGCGGCCCTCGGTCAATACTTAGATTAGATTAGCCTGAAATTGACGTGGTTGTATCAAGGACATGTCATGTTAGAATCGACGATTATTTGAACTTACTTTTGATGGAAAACCACCTAATACACAACCAAACTCTCACTGTACTTTCTTAGTCGCATACAAACAATTATatagctcaagcaagtattgaagGCTACAGGCACGTATAGTACACAAAGGTAGGATAGTAGTCACTCGATATATCAATGTGATTGTAGCATCGGCCAATATGTATGCATGTTGAAAAGATCATTAGTGTCATTTGTAGACATACACGCTGATACCGTTGTTTGTTGATGTCTGCTGGGAAGGAGCCCCGGTAGGACGTGAAACTGAAACCTTCAAAACCTTTCCATACTGACCAAAGTATTCCCTGCGCTCAAGTACCTAAAACAAAGGATAATAGTAATGTTGGCGTCAGAGCTAGAATTTACAGTGTCACTCAGCATAACAGAATCCAAATCTTCTCTCAGAAGAAAGAATCGAGACATAAGGAAAGAATAATGTGCTCACACTCTCATTGCATAAATTTACAGGTAGCCCAATTATGTAGACCAGGTTTCTCTGTATAACTCTGACACTGGCCAGATGCTTCTTAGCTTCCACAGTTAGTGTCTTTGACTTAACCTTTTGGGTCTTCTGCTTCTTGTCTGTATTTTTATCTGCTACCGTTCTGTATACATGGAATGAACGTAAGTTGCAAGTCTATCATCGCAATATACATGAGGAAAGAGTTTTCGCGCACTGAGTAATCTAGAAAAGGAATCTCCGGTTGATGGCTTAAGCATGGCAGCCCTCGGAGGCAGAGAATGCATATAAAGTGAAAGTTGGAGTCGGGGATTACCTGTCACAAGTGGCAGCCATCTTAACAATCCTGTCCTTGTCATAGCGTGTGCGGCAGGCAGGGCAACGACCCTCTGTGTCCTCTTTCTCAGCCATGTCAATGATGTGGTGCCAGCACCAGACACAAATCTGCAGAGTCGCATACATACAGAAACAAAACAATGAGAGAGCGTCCTGGTTGTTGTGCAGGCAGGGCAGGGGTTAGTCGCTGATGAGGATAGTACCTCGTAGCCACATTTGCAGGGCTTGAGTTGCTGGTCAGTGATGTCCATCTCCTCGGCGCAGAGCGGGCAGGTGCGGTCTCCGTCATCGCTCATCGTCATCCTGCGGTTCCAGCAAGGGGAGAACCCACAGAAACGTCAAATTTAAAAGAGGACCAAAACGAAATCCATATAGGGACAACCCCATAGCTACGGGAAGCCCGAGATCTCAAATATCCGAAGGTCAATCTGCGGGATTCTAACAAATCGGCCACCCAATCTATCCGCAAAGGCGTCTAGGGTCCGAAATTCCAAGCTGGATTGCATCGGATGGCGCATCAAATTAATAATAAACGCACGGGTGCGGCCTAAATTTCCGATCGGATTGAACCAAATCTGCTCGGATGATTACGGAGGAACCGCGGGGGCGGAGGAATCAGGCGAACTCACATTGGAGGTGGATCCGATTGGGCGGCGCGAGAGGCGAAACCCTAGAGGGGATTGACTGGTCGAGGTCTGGTGGcgtgggcgggggcgggggctctCTCTGATCGAATCAAGCGAACGAGGGAGAGGGggcgggggagggaggggggatTGGTGGTGGGCGATGGGTGGTGGATTGGGAGCGAAAAGGTTGGACTTTCGGTGGAGAAAGAGGGAAGTTGAGTCgatgtgtgtgtatgtatgtatgtatgtatgtgctGCGCCGGGCTTGTGCTGGGGaggggaagggaagggaagggaagaCGAAGGAAGGCAAGGAAGGAGATGGCGACGCAAAGAAAGCATAGGGTAGGGCGGAGAAGGGATTGCCGCACCGCGCACCACCACTCGCTCCCTGGATCGCCTCCTCCTGTGCCCTACCATGTGCCCGCTTCCTTGCCTTGTTTAGGCCTTCCTTTCATTCTCATTCCCATGATTCAATCCAAGACATAAAAATAGAAAGCACCATAAAAACGTCCCATGAGATATGTATAtgtaaaagaattactagatgttTTGTACTTTTATTAACAAAAACAGATGAAAATAAGGCATTGGCGGGTAATCGCCTAGTCTGTTGTCTTCAACCGATTTCATGTTAATGGTTTTCGGACTCccgtgtttcctttttcttttattcctcgCCGTTGGGTGATTGGTTATATCAAGTTTTTTCTTGGTCGATTAATTGGCGATCTCGCTACAAGGTCGGGGGCCAGCGAATATTGGTAGCGTTGATGCTATGAAAttgttatatttatatttatcttCCTTTCGTTTCAGCAACTTCGGCCCTTTTCAACAGCTCCCTGCTCCGCAGCTTCGCTCCTGGAGCGGCCAGAGCGGAGCGGTCTGCAACCTATTTTTGTAGAGTCGTGAAAACGGCGTTCCATCCGCTCCCGTATTTTACGGAGCTAGATGGTTGCCGAACAGGGTCTTCTTCTTTGAACCTTGTGTGTGTCGCTGCTCTCGTAGTCGCTAGCCACCAGCAAGAGAATGGGATTGATGGTCATTCAAGATAtggaatccattaacattttcttCCTCGTGGACTTTTCTTTCCCTCTGCCTCCGGCTTCTTCTCTACAACTTATGCATATTGGATTTGATAGCTTTTCTAGAactaaaacatatataattttaCTTTCTCATAAATGTTAGATTTTTATATAAAGTTTTGTACATTTGAATTCTAACATACTATTTTACAAAGAtgtaaaaaataaagaaaaatattttttagttTTCAGCAAGGATGGAGCAAAATGGACCAAAGAAAAACCTTAGACGGCTTGGTCGTGCACCAAGGGTGTGTGTGACTCCCATGGCCACCGCCTCTCGCACCTCTTCGTTCTCATGGTTTATGTACCCAGTTAAGTCCAAATTTGGGATGGTTTTACCTTTGTTTTGTGCCTACATAGTATACTTTGCCAGATTTTATCGCGTGCACGCACTTTTTTCATATGTTTTCATCGGGATGTCGTTTTCGGGTGTGTTTGAAAGTTTAAGAAAAGAATGTCAAGAAAGGGTGATGAAACCACACCAATTAATGTGATAAATTATCATCATAAAGCATTGGGGAGGAAACCTGAGCTACGAGGGAGCAAATAGAGCGCTTAATGACACGTGGTACGAGCGCACGTGCTCGTACCGCCCCTCGTACCACGTGTCATCCCCGCCATCTGGGCAACTACTTTAACCTCGTGTGATTGGATCAAGGATCAAACGactgatacgtcttcatcgtatctacttttccgaacttttttgtccttgttttggactctaatttgcacgatttgaatggaactaacccggactaacgttgttttcaacagaattgtcatggtgttgcttttgtgcagaaatgaaagttctcggaacgtcctgaaaatttacggagaatttttctggaaaatatgaaaaatacctgcgcaaagatccatcggaggggatgggccagtgggccacaagccctcttgccgcggccacccccccccccccccccgaccgtgacaaccaagcttgtggggcccacgtgactctgccgcccccaaactcagctctataaattcactttcgcccaaaaaaatgagaagagaagatttcgtcgtgtttgcgatacggaggcgccgccacatcctgttcttcatctggaggatagatctggagtccgttttgggctccggagagggaaaatcgtcgccatcgtcatcatcaaccttcttccctctccaatcccatgaagctcttcatcgttcgtgagtaatctatttgtaggctcgctggacggtgatgagtaggatgagatctatcatgtaatcgagttagttttgacggggattgatccctggtatgcactatgttctgagattgatgttgatactactttgctatgcttaatgcttgtcactagggcccgagtgccatgatttcagatctgaaattattatgttgtcaccaatatatgtgtgttttagatccgatcttgtaagttgtagttacgacccggcaaccccggagtgacaataaccggaaccactcccgatgatgaccatagtttgaggagttcatgtgttcaccaagtgctaatgcgttgttccggttctttattaaaaggagaaccttaatgtctCGTAGTATCCTCTTGGACCCCGCTgccgcgggagggatggacaatagatgtcatgccctaagcacgtatgactacacacggaatgcatgcctacatcacattgacgaacgggagctagccacatatctctccgtgttataactgttgcatgatgaatatcatccaaacaaatcaccgacccattgcctacgagtttgtccgactgctgttgttacttgttttgctctgttgttgttactactgtcgcttgctactgttgctacttgctactgttgctacttgctactgctgtcactagtgttgttccttgccactgctgttactcgttacactgctgctacctgctataattctggttcgcacgacgttgacgggaaaagacaatttctgtcaacgggcaacttctcgcaccattgatacgacagttaggaatagtctgtcgtcaacagatcgtttctgacaccgttgttatcatcctaccttgctgctgatactttgcttgcagatactaatctttcaggtgtggttgaatctgacacattcaattgctaatactcgagagtatcctctcacctcctgtctcgctaaccaacaaatttgggtcgaatactctaccctcgaaaactgccgtgaacccacgcgctggtgggccattgcaacacaattgctaattgttgagcaactgggagcagttttgGTTGTGTTgtcgtgaaggcatcaagtcagggactcgtcaacaacattcttctggcgtcgttgccggggagtgctagcagcatttttctggcgccgttgtcggggaggtattgttatattctctgagtcacttgggatttatatctgctgatcactatgaagaatctaaaggatccaaaaactaaagtcttgccctcgactacgagggaggtaaggaactgccatctagctctgcacttgattcaccttcagttatgagtaagtttgcgacatcacctcctgctagaaatcttgatatgtcgcatgtgcttgatgatgcttatgatgctactatgcctaatactgctagatatgttatgcctgatactgctaaatcttgatatgtcgcatgtgcttgatgatgcttatgatgctactatgcctaatactgctagatatgttatgcctgatactgctagagatgttatgcctgatactgctatccatgatgctatgcttgatactgctttgcctgatgatgctagagatgctattttgcctggtgatgctatgcttgatattgctagagatattactttgcctgatgtgccactaggggtgttccttgatgctcatattgctagagttactgccaatgctcgtgatgcttttgaaactgccgatactattgagatagaaccttcttttgctcctgctagatctagctctcctggaTATGAGttccctgatatacctgaggattacgttatggagggaaagatagctcaggattttcttacgtgtaaggatgcatatgacgctgagaaattacttctcaagtggaaggaaaaatctctgaaagctagtatgaaatacgacccgaagtttgccacttcacctatctttatcaccgataaggattatgaattctctgtcgatcctgagataatctctctagtcgaatctgatcctttgcacggttatgagtctgagacggtcgtagcccatcttaccaaactacacgatataactACCCTTTTCACTagcgaggagaagatccaccactactatatccttaagttgtttccgttctctctaaaggatgacgctaaagcctggttcacttctcttgctcctggatgtgtaagtagtccccaggatatggtctattacttatgtgagaaatatttccctgcacataagaagcaagctgccttgcaggaaatatacaactttgctcaactcaaagaagagagtctcccacaagcttgggggaggctcgtccagctacagaatgctttgcctgatcaccctcttaagaagaatgaaatacttgatatcttctataacggacttaccgatgcctctaaagaccacctagatagttgtgacggttgtgtttttatggaacaaactatagaacaagctgagactctactgaataacatcttgatcaacgataatgcttggactattcccgaaccacctcctaagacaactccgaagaaaagaggtattctattcctcagtcccgaagatatgcaagaagccaataaatctatgcaagagaaaggcattagatcctaagatgtcaaaaatctaccacctatcgaagagatccatggtctcgataaccctgcctatgacgctgagaaattacttctcaagtggaagtaaattctctgcgtaggtttgatgagagtgatattccttttgataaacctgctagcctatgctttgatgaatttgacaactttgttgccaaacaacagagtttcaatgattatgttagcagacatttggaacaaagtactcgtatgcttagtcatttaagtgcttgtgtagacagaaatgtcaatgatctgaagcttttgagtaaacatgcctttatgattactactgaggtagaacaagtacttaaagctcagaatga
This region includes:
- the LOC123398966 gene encoding uncharacterized protein LOC123398966; amino-acid sequence: MMTMSDDGDRTCPLCAEEMDITDQQLKPCKCGYEICVWCWHHIIDMAEKEDTEGRCPACRTRYDKDRIVKMAATCDRTVADKNTDKKQKTQKVKSKTLTVEAKKHLASVRVIQRNLVYIIGLPVNLCNESVLERREYFGQYGKVLKVSVSRPTGAPSQQTSTNNGISVYITYAKEEEAIRCIQAVHNFVLEGKVLRACFGTTKYCHAWLRNMTCGNPDCLYLHDVGSQEDSFTKDEIISAYTRSRVPQMASSVSQRRAGTVLPPPAEDFSYSAVVSAKHTIKNGTTNTTGQSRLSPPNSSSGRSTLPSATSWGHRDLNTRTTATEVASSQSLNKSKSEAHSNSLSSSIISNSRLPSSWNDDTSAVLKITEGRQVSERDTLSKTLKPYRPGIAKETQAVTSLESSLDIDFSTIPSAWNDDEVVASDETSKGSEEKQVVNGKFIPSASSKPMESGQIGSKSSTSPKNGEVVNSSKQNLADCVPHSAISCSVLKRDDVESRPGDTEVEKLSVGVTSVTLDSKDTVHSMAENQQLGAVPSTSVVVPLSQSLNKEQSHLKLAGLSSSENKDSVLSCQSSSDKHLDWSSELQSCRVASPSNDIWNSSVATDKPHATANTSHISLWNDKEINPTSTSDGRTSGTMLQTRLSSTDNASTLLNGRREGLGPMYTPDMVSEHSGMRNHQHRALDAARNDNIGSFGNAASGNKDEGSIISDILSLEFDPWDESYSTANNFVKMLNESEKNDALFNAPSWKSKGTSNESRFSFARQDNQRNFQDSSFRNCGSDQNFSLLSQNSHGNSYQNGVAFQSLEEDFSKSNHLAMSDIATAGSSRSKISAPPGFAAPARVPPPGFSSQDGLNPPPGFSLGFSSQDMLNHPHGYPSGFSSQAGSNPHHGFSSQAGSNPPHGFSSQAGSNPSRGFNSGFSSQDGSNNIPPGFSSFSGGFSSQNGSNQAYGSTFSETRLLDNLFGSHTNQYQPQISRHTSDIEFIDPAILAVGKGRMPVVGDSGLDLKNTPFPAQLQTSNNDPRLQLLMQQSMPSHQNLRYTDHVQDAFNPIQNDNYLASRLLPQNHGSLSPYAQMSLQQPRNSQLANGHWDGWSDLRQGNNVPMSDMSRMLYPTEANNFHMLGSNDMYNRTFGL